ACCTGGTCGTGGTGGTCCGCCACCAGGATGGAAAGACAGATATCAAGCAGTCGACGAGCCTTGCCGGCATAGGGGCGCTGAGCGGGAGTTTCTGGGGCCTCCTCATCGGGATCATCTTTTTTGTGCCGGTTCTCGGGCTTGCGATCGGCGCGATCGCCGGCGCGATCGCCGGCCACTTTGCAGACTACGGCATCGATGACAAATTTATCAAAGACGTTTCCGAAACGGTGAAGCCCGGGAATTCAGCAGTCTTCATGCTGATCAAGGAGGTGACGCCCGATAAGTTCCTCAAGGAGATGGCGGAGTTCAAAGGGACGGTCATCAGGACGTCCATGACCACGGAGAACGAGGCAAAACTGAGGGCGGCCTTCGGCGAGGAGGCACCGGCAGAGAAGAAGAAGGTCGCGGCCCCGGCGATGTGAGAGGGCCCTGCAAACTCCACTTTTTTTCGTCCACCATTCATCAGAGGATGATCTTAAGGACGCCAAACTTCATGAGCATGAGGGCCAGGCAGATCCCGATCCAGCCGAGGGTGATAAAAAGGAGAGAGAGACGGCGGTCCCACTGGAGAATCCACGCAATGACGACGCTGGAGTACAGCCCGATGATGGGGAATACCGGGAGGAAGAAGAGAGTATAGACGCCATATTTTGAGAGATATTTCATTGTCTGCATCTTTTTCCCGGTTTTCTCAAGCATGGCCTGGACCCGCACCGACTGCATCGCAAAGGTGTCGCAGGTCTCGAAGATCGCGAGCACGGCGCCGACCTCGACGAGGGTCATGACCGCAAGGACCATGACAGGGTGGAGACCCATCGCGAGACCGACGAAGACGGCGTTCGCCTGGAGGAGGAGAGTGGAAGAAACGAGGCCGAGCACCACGCCCGATGGGACGGAGAGGGCGAGGCCGAGGAGGAGAGGAATGAGTAGAGTGAAGATGACGACGATCAATATGACCTTTGATGCCTGCCGGAGCCAGGTGAAGAGCCAGTCGGGATTCATGGTGCGGGCCGCGGACAGGAAGGAGAGAAACTCCTCCAGATCTCTGGTGTCTCCCCATGGCTCTCTGTCCGGTGATATAGGTTGGGGTGCGGGAGGACGAAAGGAATATAATTGCACAGGAGTCCCTACACCCAGGTGTCATCATGAACGGTGAAATGCTTCCTGCCGATATTGTGGTAGTAGAAGAAACTTTTCCCTGGTGGCTTGTCCTCCTCCAGGGCATCGTCACCCTCCTCTTCGGTCTGGTTCTGCTCGCATGGCCGGCACAGACCCTCGTCGTCCTGGTCACGTTCCTCGGAATATACTGGATGATCACCGGGATCGTCGCCCTTGTCGGCGTTTTCTTCGGCGGCGAGCACCGGATATGGGCGATCGTCTTCGCCCTCCTCGGGATCGTCGCCGGCGTCCTTGTGCTGGCGTACCCCCTGTACAGCACGGCTATCATCTCCTCGTTCCTCGCGATCCTCATCGGCGTGCTCGGGATGATCATGGGGGCCGTCGGCATCGCACATGGCCTGAGCGGCGGTGGGTGGGCGCCGGCACTCCTCGGCATCGTCAGCATCATCCTCGGTGTCATCCTGCTTGCAAACCCCCTCTTCACCGTCGCATCCCTGGTGCTGCTCCTCGGGATCCTGGCGATCATCGGTGGGGTGAGCGCGATGGTCTTCTCCTTCCGCCTGCGTGCGGCAGGGTGAGAGAGAGGATAGATATCTCGTACTCCCCCGGGTATCCCCCCTATCCAGGAGGGAGACGGAGATGAACGAGAAACTAATAGAATACCCGCCCGGGACATCGTTTCCCGGGACGATCGGCGGACGGCCGACGAGTCCACGCCGGCATGGCCCGCACCCCTGCGGGCGGAGCAGGGGGTCAGCGGGGAGAGGATCGAGGACCACGAGGCCGAGATCAGGATGGCCCTCGCCCGGCAGTAGGCCGGGGGCCACCCTCTTTTTTCCCCTATCCCGGCACGCCGAATGCCTCTTTCGTGCCGGGCATCAGGCAGTAGATGAGGATGACGCCGTTGATCAGGAGTGCCGGCGCCATCGCCTCCCAGGTGGATGCACCAAAGATGGAGAGGAGTGCCAGGACGAGGTTCAGAGTCGAGAGGAGCACGACAAAGGCCCATCCCTGGGGGTCGAGGTTCCAGAGCATCCTGAAGACCCAGAGATAGATGAGCGCAAGCATGCCCCAGAGGATTGCCCCGAGAAGGTCGAAGGTGAAGAAACGCACCGGCCCCAGGGTGACGGGGAGGAGGTGCAGCATCTGCAGGGTATAGACCATGGCCTGGATCGCCGCAAGAATAGCCAGGAAAGCGAGAACGGTAATACCAAAAGGTCGGTTTCGTGCCATGACAACCATCATCTCCAGACCGCCCGGCAAAGGCGGTACCCGGAGAAGATCCTCCTCATATATATCATCGCCGGCCCCCTCGATCTCCTCGTCCCGGCGGCGATCTGGAGATAAATCCCTCCACAGAGTGGTGATAACGGAGGGAACACTGCACCGGGGAGGGGCGATGACGATACACGAAGATATATATTTGATCTGGCATACTGGCGATCGAAGACCGGGCAGGCACATCTGCCTTCAGTCCGGTCCGGAGGGAAAGGATGAAAAAAGAGACAATCGGGATCTGTATCGGCATTGCCCTGCTGGCGGTCGTCGCCGTCGCCGGGTGTACCCAGCAGCCCACAAGCCAGCAGGCTGAGGCACAGCTCTGCCAGAGTCTGGCAGACCTGAACCTGGCACTCCAGAAAGTCGAGGCGATAGACAGGAATTCGACGGTCGGTGACCTGCGGGCGGCCGAGGCCGAGGTCACGAAAGCGATGGAGAATGTCAGGACATCGGCGAAAGACCTGAAATCGGCGCGGGTGACCGAACTCGAGACAGCGTACACCAACCTGGACAACGCAGTCAGGAACATTCCTGAAAGTGCCACCCTGGGGGAGGGTCTATCATCGGTCACTGAACAGCGCGTCGCCTTCAGGCAGGCATGGCAGAACCTCTTTACCGAGTTGAAGTGCACGCCCTGAAGCCGCATGAGCCGTAAAATCCGGTAAGGCGACCGGCCCACAATAATCACCATATTTTTATAGTGTGCTGTCATGACACAGGTCGCCCCCTTCCCGCACAGGGAAGGAATGATGGAGGAAGAGGGATGGCAAATGTGATGTACGGACCGATGCAGATGGTCGTGATCGGCTTCGACGAGCCCGAGTTCCACGGAAAAGTTCTCAAAGAACTGAGGTCTCTGCGAGAAAAGGGGACGGTTAGGCTGATCGACCTGCTCTTTGTCTGGAAGGACGCCAGCGGCAAAGTCACCGAGTTTCAGGCGACCGATCTCACCGAGGAGGAGAGGATGCGCTTCGGCGCCGTTGTGGGAGCCCTGATCGGGTTCGGGGCTGCCGGGAAAGAGGGGGGGCGTGCCGGCGCGGAGGCGGGCGCGGAACGGGTGGCGGAGTATGACTTCGGCATCGCCGCGGACCAGCTCGCCACGATCGCCGACGCCATCCCGGCAGACAGCGCCGCGGCCGTGATGCTGATCGAGCACACCTGGGCGATCGGGTTCAAGGAGGCGCTGCGCGACGCCGGCGGCTTCGTACTTGCCCAGGGAATGGTGACGCCTGAGGCCCTGCTGCTCGCCGGGGCAGACCTCGCCACCGCAGTGGAGGCGGCGGAGAAGGAAGAAAAGGAGAAGAAACGGGTCGCGGTTCCGGCACAGTGAGCAGGCGTATCCCGCCTCACCCGCCGGCCAGGCGGGCGAGACTCCTGAAGAATGCATAGGCCCGGGTGTGGGCGATCGCACCGGAGAGGTCGGCATCGGCGGTGGCGGGGACGTCTGCCGCGGGCGGCGGCCCTGATGGGCTGCACCCGGCGACGATCACCGCTACCAGCACGAGCAGTATGACAAGAA
Above is a genomic segment from Methanofollis sp. containing:
- a CDS encoding DUF1269 domain-containing protein codes for the protein MSDLVVVGFDDEKTAFRVRDKLAQMSKEHLVGLEDLVVVVRHQDGKTDIKQSTSLAGIGALSGSFWGLLIGIIFFVPVLGLAIGAIAGAIAGHFADYGIDDKFIKDVSETVKPGNSAVFMLIKEVTPDKFLKEMAEFKGTVIRTSMTTENEAKLRAAFGEEAPAEKKKVAAPAM
- a CDS encoding small multi-drug export protein, coding for MNPDWLFTWLRQASKVILIVVIFTLLIPLLLGLALSVPSGVVLGLVSSTLLLQANAVFVGLAMGLHPVMVLAVMTLVEVGAVLAIFETCDTFAMQSVRVQAMLEKTGKKMQTMKYLSKYGVYTLFFLPVFPIIGLYSSVVIAWILQWDRRLSLLFITLGWIGICLALMLMKFGVLKIIL
- a CDS encoding HdeD family acid-resistance protein, which codes for MNGEMLPADIVVVEETFPWWLVLLQGIVTLLFGLVLLAWPAQTLVVLVTFLGIYWMITGIVALVGVFFGGEHRIWAIVFALLGIVAGVLVLAYPLYSTAIISSFLAILIGVLGMIMGAVGIAHGLSGGGWAPALLGIVSIILGVILLANPLFTVASLVLLLGILAIIGGVSAMVFSFRLRAAG
- a CDS encoding DUF1269 domain-containing protein; translation: MANVMYGPMQMVVIGFDEPEFHGKVLKELRSLREKGTVRLIDLLFVWKDASGKVTEFQATDLTEEERMRFGAVVGALIGFGAAGKEGGRAGAEAGAERVAEYDFGIAADQLATIADAIPADSAAAVMLIEHTWAIGFKEALRDAGGFVLAQGMVTPEALLLAGADLATAVEAAEKEEKEKKRVAVPAQ